The nucleotide sequence TAATTATGATGATTGTACCTATGAGGAAAGATGTGGAAGCTTTATTAAAAGTAATTAAACAAGTTCCGTTATTAGAGAGTACTAAACGTGAAAAACATATTCAGATCGGTGCTGACTAAGACAAAGGGGAGGAAACTTAAGTTATGCCAAATATTAAAGAGATATTAGCTGTAATTACTTGTGAAAAAGATGTAGTAGGAGGAACTCTACCAATCTTCTATGCCAAGGATAAGGAAGAACAGGAGTTAATTGCTGTAGAGTTAGGTA is from Selenihalanaerobacter shriftii and encodes:
- a CDS encoding capping complex subunit for YIEGIA encodes the protein MPNIKEILAVITCEKDVVGGTLPIFYAKDKEEQELIAVELGRILAADVHKLSTGVIVLKDS